One Malus sylvestris chromosome 14, drMalSylv7.2, whole genome shotgun sequence DNA segment encodes these proteins:
- the LOC126600570 gene encoding homeobox protein knotted-1-like 6, translated as MMEDLYGLAGSSSTPSAGFSSDLYYSSSMAAMPFSANQTVPDHQLDYYCNYRSRSASFEPLAAALGEQRIPGTMRPDQMFSGSSSGVSDAASVVAAGIQRGGGERGWGEEVSCQMNEMIASHPLYPKLLQAYIDCQKVGAPPEIASVLDEIRPQSDHLISRRPTDSTCMATADPDLDLFMESYCDILFKYKSDLTRPFDEAITFLNKMETQLNALANNTNDAAGSSDEEDWSGGEIEAQDSPRTNENHELKDKLLRRYSGYISTLKREFTKKKKNGKLPREARQILFDWWNLHYKWPYPTEADKISLAQVTRLDQKQINNWFINQRKRHWKPSENMQYAVMDSLYGHQD; from the exons ATGATGGAGGATCTGTACGGCCTCGCCGGCTCATCGTCAACGCCTTCAGCTGGTTTCAGCTCTGATCTTTACTACTCTTCGTCAATGGCTGCTATGCCTTTCTCGGCGAATCAGACGGTTCCTGATCATCAGTTGGACTACTACTGCAACTACAGGAGCAGGAGCGCCAGCTTTGAGCCTTTAGCGGCGGCTTTGGGGGAGCAGCGGATACCCGGGACGATGAGACCGGACCAGATGTTTTCAGGGTCGTCGTCCGGAGTGTCGGACGCTGCTTCGGTGGTGGCTGCTGGGATTCAAAGAGGAGGAGGGGAAAGAGGTTGGGGAGAGGAGGTTTCTTGTCAAATGAATGAGATGATCGCTTCACATCCTCTATACCCTAAGCTTCTTCAAGCTTACATCGATTGCCAAAAG GTGGGGGCGCCACCAGAAATAGCAAGTGTGTTGGACGAAATCCGGCCACAAAGTGATCATCTAATTTCCAGGAGACCCACCGATTCAACTTGCATGGCTACTGCCGATCCTGACCTCGATCTCTTCatg GAAAGTTACTGCGATATATTGTTCAAGTACAAATCGGATCTTACGAGGCCATTCGATGAAGCAATCACCTTCTTGAACAAGATGGAGACGCAGCTCAACGCGCTCGCCAATAATACCA ACGACGCTGCTGGTTCATCAGACGAAGAAGACTGGAGTGGAGGAGAGATAGAGGCTCAAGACTCTCCGCGGACAAATGAAAATCATGAGCTAAAGGATAAACTGTTGCGTAGATACAGTGGCTATATAAGCACTCTTAAACGTGAGTttaccaagaagaagaagaatggaaAGCTCCCGAGAGAAGCGAGGCAAATTCTCTTTGATTGGTGGAACCTTCACTATAAATGGCCTTACCCAACG GAAGCTGATAAAATTAGTCTTGCCCAAGTGACTCGACTGGATCAGAAACAAATAAACAATTGGTTTATAAATCAAAGGAAGCGCCATTGGAAGCCATCAGAGAACATGCAATATGCTGTTATGGACAGTCTTTATGGACACCAAGATTAA
- the LOC126600564 gene encoding cysteine-rich receptor-like protein kinase 1: MQLPIPNPQNLIYIFLIFSAFFFSPSVSHPRISEAGRFCGHGKHNSSSNFIPNFVNVMNFISNNVNAKRWGEYIIASPAPEVYALAQCYDDLSPTECSACFAVSRTKLPLCLPSTSARIYLDGCFLGYDDHEFSHQAVDDEYKNVKCVSSRIDASKFRTKEFARKVEGVIRNVTELAVSHGGFGVFGKRGGVESVYALAQCWKTINASGCRECLEEAGASLVGCVPGVEGRAMFAGCFLRYSNENFYGIEDGSNDSVRQTVATILIAMASSLLALFGVFMAYKRFYKRTEVYNNPIGVSISIHKNNLNFKYEMLEKATDFFDALRKLGQGGAGSVFKGVLPDGRTVAVKRLYFNTRQWVDEFFNEVNLISGIHHKNLVRLLGCSIEGPESLLVYEYVANKSLDQVLFGNDTRQILSWQQRFDIICGIAEGLVYLHESCGVKIIHRDIKASNILLDENLIPKIADFGLARCVGPDKSHLSTGIAGTLGYMAPEYLVRGQLTDKADVYAFGVMVLEIVCGKKNRVFVEGSSSVLYSVWKHYKEKNITETVDPTLKGGFPERGASDVLQIGLMCTQASLAVRPSMAEVVRMLTDEKHVIPSPKQPPFLNASILNSDVSKTFMKYTLSQTRDGIGSPESSTLYEV; encoded by the exons ATGCAATTACCAATCCCAAATCCTCAAAACCTCATTTACATATTCCTCATATTCTCCGCGTTCTTCTTCTCTCCCTCCGTCTCACACCCTCGAATCTCCGAGGCGGGTCGATTCTGTGGACATGGCAAGCATAACTCCAGCAGCAACTTCATTCCAAACTTCGTAAACGTAATGAACTTCATCTCCAACAATGTCAATGCAAAACGCTGGGGAGAATACATTATTGCCTCACCAGCACCAGAAGTGTATGCCCTTGCTCAATGCTATGATGATCTGTCACCAACCGAATGCTCCGCCTGCTTTGCAGTGTCTCGAACAAAGCTCCCCCTCTGCCTTCCCTCCACCTCGGCTCGTATATATCTTGACGGTTGCTTTCTTGGTTATGATGATCATGAGTTTTCTCACCAGGCAGTTGATGACGAGTACAAGAATGTTAAGTGTGTTAGCTCGCGAATCGATGCTTCGAAGTTCAGAACAAAGGAGTTTGCTAGAAAGGTGGAGGGTGTGATTCGAAATGTGACAGAATTGGCTGTAAGTCATGGAGGCTTTGGTGTCTTCGGGAAGAGAGGAGGAGTGGAGAGTGTGTATGCATTGGCTCAGTGCTGGAAGACAATCAATGCAAGCGGGTGCAGAGAGTGCTTGGAAGAAGCCGGGGCTAGCCTCGTCGGATGTGTGCCTGGAGTTGAAGGCAGGGCTATGTTTGCAGGGTGTTTTTTGAggtattcaaatgagaacttctATGGAATTGAAGATGGTTCAAATGACTCTG TGAGGCAAACTGTAGCTACCATTCTAATTGCCATGGCGAGTTCTTTGCTTGCTCTCTTTGGAGTTTTCATGGCGTACAAGAGATTTTATAAAAGAACCGAAG TGTACAATAATCCAATTGGGGTTTCCATTTCTATACACAAGAACAATTTGAACTTCAAGTACGAAATGCTTGAAAAGGCCACCGATTTCTTTGATGCCTTGAGGAAATTAGGCCAAGGAGGAGCTGGTTCCGTATTTAAGGGAGTTCTTCCAGATGGTAGAACTGTTGCAGTTAAAAGATTGTACTTCAATACGCGCCAATGGGTGGACGAATTCTTCAATGAGGTGAATCTCATCAGCGGCATCCATCACAAGAACCTTGTTAGGCTTCTGGGTTGCAGCATTGAAGGTCCAGAAAGTCTTTTGGTGTATGAATATGTAGCCAACAAAAGCCTTGATCAAGTCCTTTTTG GTAACGACACAAGGCAAATTCTAAGTTGGCAACAAAGATTCGATATCATCTGCGGAATTGCTGAGGGACTTGTgtatcttcatgaaagttgtggAGTAAAAATTATTCACAGAGACATAAAAGCCAGCAACATTCTCCTTGATGAGAATCTTATTCCGAAGATTGCTGATTTTGGACTAGCCCGATGCGTTGGGCCGGATAAATCTCACCTTAGCACAGGAATCGCGGGGACACT GGGATATATGGCTCCTGAATATCTTGTTCGAGGACAACTAACTGATAAAGCTGATGTTTATGCCTTCGGTGTGATGGTTCTTGAGATAGTATGCGGCAAGAAGAACCGTGTTTTCGTAGAGGGTTCAAGTTCAGTTCTCTACTCT GTTTGGAAGCATTACAAGGAAAAAAATATCACCGAAACTGTTGATCCGACCTTGAAAGGTGGATTCCCCGAGAGAGGGGCATCCGATGTACTTCAGATCGGGCTTATGTGCACACAAGCTTCTCTTGCAGTGAGACCATCTATGGCCGAGGTGGTTCGGATGCTCACTGATGAAAAACATGTTATCCCTTCACCAAAGCAGCCTCCATTTTTGAATGCAAGCATACTCAACTCAGATGTGTCCAAAACTTTTATGAAGTACACTTTGTCACAAACAAGAGATGGAATAGGGTCCCCAGAGTCCAGTACTTTGTACGAAGTATGA